The Flavobacterium faecale genomic sequence GTTCATAGAGAAACTTACAAGAAACAATCAGGTGGTCGTGGTAAATTCGGTGATATCGTATTTAAATTAGAGCCAGCTGATGAAGTTGATGGTAAGCCAGGTGTTGGCTTGCAGTTTGTTAATGCTGTAAAAGGTGGTAACGTTCCTAAAGAATATATTCCGTCTGTAGAGAAAGGTTTCCGTGAAGCTATGAAGGCTGGTCCTTTGGCTGGATATCAAGTGGATAGTTTAAAAGTAACTTTGACAGATGGATCTTTCCACCCTGTCGATTCAGATGCACTATCTTTTGAGTTAGCTGCTAGAATGGGTTATAAAGAAGTAGCTAAAGCTGCTGGAGCTGTAATTCTTGAGCCTATCATGAAAATGGAAGTTATTACACCTGAAGAAAACATGGGAGATATCGTTGGTGATATTAACCGTCGTAGAGGTCAAGTGAATGACATGGGAGATAGAAATGGTGCTAAAACTATTAAGGCAGATGTGCCATTATCAGAAATGTTTGGATATGTAACTACATTGAGAACATTGTCTTCTGGTCGTGCAACTTCTACAATGGAATTTTCACACTATAGCGAAACGCCTTCTAATATTTCGGAAGCAGTAATCAAAAAAGCAAAAGGAAACGCTTAATTTTAAGAAAATGAGTCAAAAAATCAGAATAAAACTAAAATCTTACGATCACATGTTGGTAGACAAGTCTGCTGAAAAGATTGTAAAAACGGTTAAAACTACAGGTGCAGTTGTTACAGGTCCAATTCCATTGCCAACTCACAAAAAACTTTTTACTGTTCTACGTTCTCCGCACGTTAACAAAAAAGCAAGAGAGCAATTTGAAGTAATGTCATACAAGAGATTAATTGACATTTACTCTTCTTCATCTAAAACAATTGATGCTTTAATGAAGTTAGAATTGCCAAGCGGTGTTGAAGTAGAAATCAAAGTTTAGGTTTCTAAATACAAGGAAATTCAGAGCACTTTGTTTAAGTGAAAACTTTTTTTGGATTGTGTGTAAATAAGTTATACTTTTGCACCACTTTAAAAATAAGGGTTCACTTAAATGATGTGTTCTATTTTTATATTTAATAATTAATAATTAATATTTATGTCTGGGTTAATTGGTAGAAAAATCGGCATGACTAGTCTTTTTGACGAGAACGGGAAAAACATTCCTTGTACTGTAATTGAGGCGGGTCCATGCGTTGTTACCCAAGTCAGAACCAAAGGTGTTGACGGGTACGAAGCGTTGCAACTTGGTTTCGATGACAAAAACGAGAAACATTCCACAAAAGCGGCTTTAGGTCACTTTAAAAAAGCGGGAACTGTAGCTAAGAAAAAAGTCGTTGAATTCAAGGAATTTGCAACAGAGCAAAAATTAGGTGATCTTATTGATGTGTCTATTTTTGTTGAAGGGGAATTTGTAGATGTACAAGGTGTATCTAAAGGTAAAGGTTTTCAGGGGGTTGTAAAACGTCACGGTTTTGGTGGTGTTGGTCAAGCAACTCACGGTCAACATAACCGTTTAAGAGCGCCGGGTTCTGTAGGAGCGTCATCTTATCCATCTAGAGTATTCAAAGGAATGCGTATGGCTGGAAGAATGGGAACCGACAATGTAAAAGTTCAAAACCTTAGAGTTTTAAAAGTAGTTGCTGAAAAGAACCTACTTGTTATTAAAGGATGTGTTCCTGGACATAATAACTCTTATGTAATCATCGAGAAGTAATGGAAGTAAAAGTATTAGATTTCAACGGAAAAGATACTGGAAGAAAAGTACAACTTTCTGATTCAGTATTCGCAATTGAACCAAATAATCACGCTGTATACCTTGATGTTAAGCAATATTTAGCTAATCAAAGACAAGGAACGCACAAAGCTAAAGAAAGAGCTGAAGTTGCGGGTAGTACACGTAAGATTAAAAAACAAAAAGGAACTGGTACTGCTCGTGCGGGTAGTGCAAAGAATCCATTGTTTAAAGGTGGAGGTACAGTTTTTGGACCAAGACCAAGAAGTTATTCTTTCAAATTAAATAAAGGTTTGAAGCGTTTGGCAAGAAAATCTGCTTTTTCTATTAAAGCAAAAGAATCAAATATTATCGTTCTTGAGGACTTTGATTTTGAAACGCCAAGTACTAAAAATTTCATTAACGTTTTGAAAGCTTTAGAGTTAGATAATAAAAAATCATTATTCGTGTTGGGTTCTTCAAATAAAAATGTATATTTGTCGTCACGCAATTTAAAAGCGTCTAATGTGGTAAGTAGCTTAGAATTAAGTACTTACGCTATATTAAACGCTAACAATTTAGTGCTTTTGGAGAGTTCTTTGGAAGTAATTGAAGAAAATTTAAGTAAATAATAGGATATGAGTATCATAATTAAACCTATAGTAACGGAAAAAGTAACCAAAGAAAGTGAAGTTTTAAACCGTTTTGGATTCGTTGTTAACAAAAAAGCGAACAAAGTTGAGATTAAGAAAGCTGTAGAAGCTGCTTATGGTGTAACTGTGTTAAGCGTTAATACAATGAATGTAAGACCTGATAGAACTACTAAATACACTAAAAGTGGTTTGATCAGTGGAAAGACAAATGCTATCAAAAAAGCAATTGTACAAGTACAAGAAGGAGAAACAATTGATTTTTACAACAAAATCTAATATAGAAAAATGTCAGTAAGAAAATTAAAACCTATTACCCCAGGTCAGCGATTTAGAGTTGTGAATGGTTATGACGCTATTACAACTGATAAGCCGGAACGCTCTTTGATAGCGCCGATAAAAAACTCTGGAGGTAGAAATAGTCAAGGAAAGATGACCATGCGTTATACGGGTGGTGGTCACAAGCAGAGATATCGTATTATTGATTTCAAACGTGCAAAAGAAGGAATTCCAGCTACAGTGAAATCAATCGAATACGATCCAAATCGTACTGCATTTATCGCTTTGTTAGCTTATGCTGATGGAGAGAAAACATATATTATTGCTCAAAATGGATTGAAAGTAGGTCAGAAATTAGTTTCTGGTCCTGAATCTCAACCTGAGATTGGTAATACTTTACCTTTAAGCAGAATTCCATTAGGAACTGTTATTTCTTGTATTGAATTGAGACCAGGTCAAGGAGCAGTAATTGCTCGTTCTGCTGGAACATTTGCTCAGTTAATGGCAAGAGATGGAAAATTTGCAACAATTAAAATGCCGTCAGGAGAAACAAGATTAATCTTGTTGACTTGTTCTGCTACAATTGGAGCAGTATCTAATTCTGATCACCAATTAGTTGTATCTGGAAAAGCAGGTAGAACAAGATGGTTAGGTAGAAGACCTAGAACAAGACCTGTTGCGATGAACCCTGTTGATCACCCAATGGGTGGTGGAGAAGGACGTTCTTCTGGTGGACATCCACGTTCAAGAAATGGAATACCAGCAAAAGGTTATAGAACACGTTCTAAGAAAAACCCGAGTAACAAGTATATCGTAGAACGTAGAAAGAAATAATAAGATATGGCACGTTCATTAAAAAAAGGACCTTTCGTTCATTATAAGTTAGACAAGAAAGTTCAAGAAAACATTGCAGGTGGAAATAAAGGAGTAGTAAAGACTTGGTCTAGAGCTTCTATGATTACTCCTGACTTCGTTGGACAAACTATCGCAGTTCATAACGGTCGTCAATTTGTACCAGTTTACGTTACAGAAAACATGGTAGGTCACAAATTAGGAGAATTTTCACCAACTAGATCTTTTAGAGGTCATGCTGGAGCAAAAAATAAAGGTAAAAAATAAGAAGCAATGGGAGTTCGTAAAAGAGAAACAGCAGATGCGAGAAAAGAGGCTAATAAGTCTATTGCTTTCGCAAAATTGAATAACTGCCCTACTTCACCTAGAAAAATGCGCTTAGTAGCGGACTTGGTAAGAGGTCAGAAAGTAGAAAGAGCACTTAACATCTTAAGATTTAGTTCTAAAGAAGCTTCAAGAAAATTAGAGAAATTAGTATTATCTGCAATCAACAATTGGGAGCAAAAAAATGCTGATGCTAGTATAGAAGAAGCTGGTTTATTTGTTAAGGAGATTAGAGTAGATGGTGGAATGATGTTGAAAAGACTTCGTCCAGCTCCACAAGGTCGCGCACATAGAATTAGAAAACGTTCTAATCACGTAACAATCGTGCTTGGATCTATTAATAACACACAAGCAATTTAATAAAGATGGGACAAAAGACAAATCCAATTGGAAATAGACTTGGTATCATCAGAGGATGGGACTCAAACTGGTATGGTGGAAATGATTACGGTGATAAAATCGCTGAAGATCACAAAATCAGAAAGTATATCCATGCTCGTTTATCAAAAGCTAGTGTTTCAAAAGTAATTATCGAGAGAACTTTAAAACTTGTAACCGTTACTATCACTACTGCTAGACCTGGTATTATTATCGGTAAAGGTGGACAAGAGGTAGACAAGTTGAAAGAAGAACTTAAGAAAGTTACTGACAAAGAGGTTCAAATCAACATCTTTGAAATCAAAAGACCTGAACTTGACGCGTATCTAGTTGCTACAAGCATCTGTCGTCAAATTGAAAGTCGTATTTCGTACAGACGTGCTATTAAAATGGCTATTGCTGCCTCTATGCGTATGAACGCAGAAGGTATCAAAGTTTTAATTTCTGGTCGTTTGAATGGTGCTGAAATGGCACGGTCGGAAGGTTTCAAAGAAGGAAGAGTTCCTTTATCAACTTTCAGAGCTGATATTGATTATGCATTAGCTGAGGCGCATACTACTTATGGTAGAATGGGAATCAAAGTGTGGATCATGAAAGGTGAAGTTTACGGAAAGAGAGATCTTTCACCACTTGCTGGAATGGACAAAAAACAAGCTGGCGGAAAAGGTGGAGATTCTCCTCGTGGAAAATCTAACTTTAATAAAGGTGGAAAACCAGACGCTCGTAAAAGAAAGTAATTTTTAAATTAAAGAAAAATGTTACAGCCTAAAAGAACAAAATACCGTAAGGTACAAAAAGGTAAAATGAAAGGGAACTCTGGAAGAGGGCATGAACTTTCTAATGGAATGTTTGGTATTAAATCTGTACATGAAGATGGAATGTTCCTAACTTCTCGTCAAATTGAAGCTGCACGTATCGCTGCAACTCGTTTTATGAAAAGAGAGGGGCAATTATGGATCAAAATATTTCCAGACAAACCTATTACTAAGAAACCTCTTGAGGTACGTATGGGTAAAGGTAAAGGTGCAGTTGAGTATTGGGCTGCCGTTGTTAAACCCGGAAGAATTATGTTTGAAGTTGGAGGAGTTCCTTTGTCAGTTGCTAAAGAGGCATTACGTCTTGCAGCTCAAAAGCTTCCAGTAAAAACTAAATTCGTAGTTGCTAGAGATTTCGAAGCATAATCTATATTATATTATGAAACAATCAGAAATAAAAGATCTTTCTGCAGCGCAGTTGCAAGAAAACCTTAGCCAGGCTAAGAAAACATATGCTGACCTAAAAATGGCTCATGCTATCTCTCCAATTGAGAATCCGCTTCAAATTAGAAGTTTAAGAAGAACAGTTGCAAGATTAGCCACTGAGTTAACTAAAAGAGAATTGCAATAATTGTAATCTGCTGAAAGATGGAAGAAAAAAGAAATTTAAGAAAAGAAAGAATAGGTGTTGTAACGTCTAACAAAATGGATAAATCTATTGTTGTTGCACAAGTTACTAAAGTAAAACACCCGTTATACGGTAAGTTTGTATTGAAAACTAAAAAGTATCATGCACACGACGAAACGAACGACTGTAACATTGGAGATACTGTAAGAATTAGCGAAACGCGTCCTTTAAGTAAAACAAAATGTTGGAGATTAGTTGAAATCCTAGAAAGAGCTAAATAATTATGGTACAACAAGAATCAAGACTAAAAGTAGCAGATAACACAGGAGCTAAAGAAGTTTTAACTATCCGTGTTTTAGGAGGTACCAAAAGAAGGTATGCTTCTGTTGGTGATAAGATTGTAGTTTCTATAAAAGATGCAGCTCCAAACGGAAACGTTAAAAAAGGAGCAGTTTCAACTGCAGTTGTAGTACGTACCAGAAAAGAAGTGAGAAGAGCCGATGGTTCTTATATCCGTTTCGATGACAATGCATGTGTTCTATTGAATGCTGCAGGAGAAATGAGAGGAACTCGTGTTTTTGGACCGGTAGCAAGAGAACTTCGTGAAAAACAATTCATGAAAATTGTATCATTAGCACCAGAAGTGCTTTAATTCGTTTTAAGATGATAAAGCTAAAAATAAAAACAGGTGACATCGTAAGAGTAATTGCTGGAGACCATAAAGGTGAAGAAGGTAAAGTATTACGTGTTGACCGTGAGAAAAACAAAGCTATTGTAGAAGGTGTGAACATGGTTTCGAAACATACGAAACCAAGTGCAAAAAACCCTCAAGGTGGAATTGTGAAAAAAGAAGCTTCAATTCAAATTTCTAACATCTCTCTAATTGATCCGAAAACAAAGGAAGCAACTAGAGTGGGTATTAGAGTTGAAGGAGATAAGAAAGTAAGATTTTCAAAAAAATCTAATCAAGTACTATAGTAATGGCATATATACCTAGACTAAAAGAAGAATATAAGAGTAGAGTTATCTCTGCTCTTACAGAAGAGTACGGATATGTAAACGTAATGCAAGTTCCTAAATTGGACAAAATCGTTTTAAGCCGTGGTGTTGGAGCAGCAGTTTCTGACAAAAAACTTATTGACTATGCAGTTGATGAGTTGACAAAGATAACTGGACAAAAAGCGGTTAGTACAATCTCTAAGAAAGACGTTGCGTCTTTCAAATTGAGAAAAGGTATGCCAATTGGAGCAAAAGTTACTTTACGTGGAGAAAGAATGTATGAGTTTTTAGATAGACTTATTACTTCATCTTTACCACGTGTTAGAGATTTTAGTGGTATCAAAGCTACTGGTTTCGACGGAAGAGGAAATTACAACCTTGGAGTTTTAGAGCAAATCATTTTCCCAGAAATTGATATTGATAAAGTAAATAAAATATCTGGAATGGATATTACGTTTGTTACAACTGCTAAAACTGATAAGGAAGCAAAGTCATTATTGACTGAATTAGGTTTACCTTTTAAAAAGAATTAAGATATGGCTAAAGAATCAATGAAAGCCCGCGAGGTTAAGAGAGAAAAAACGGTAGCAAAGTATGCTGAGAAAAGAAAAGCTTTGTTAGAAGCTGGAGATTTCGTAGGTTTGCAAAAGTTACCGAAAAATGCTTCACCAGTTCGTTTGCACAATAGATGTAAATTAACAGGTAGACCAAGAGGGTATATGCGTCAGTTTGGTATTTCACGTGTTACATTTCGTGAAATGGCAAACAATGGATTGATACCAGGTGTTAAAAAAGCTAGCTGGTAAAATATTGAGTTTTAATTGGTTAAAGGTTCGACAGATAGTCTGAAGAAAACCATAGCCGCAAATATATACATATGTATACAGATCCTATTGCAGATTATTTAACAAGGGTTAGAAACGCTGTGGCTGCAAACCACAAAGTTGTTGAGATCCCTGCATCTAATCTAAAGAAAGAAATTACTAAGATCTTATTTGATCAAGGTTATATCTTGAGTTACAAATTTGAAGACAGCACTGTTCAGGGCTCAATCAAAATCGCTTTGAAGTATGATAAAGATACTAAAGAGCCTGTAATCAAAGATATCCAAAGAATTAGTAAACCAGGTTTACGTAAATATTCAAGTTCTGCTTCTATCCCAAGAATCCTTAATGGATTAGGGATTGCTATCGTTTCTACATCTAAAGGTTTGATGACAGGAAAGAAAGCAAAACAACTTAACGTTGGTGGAGAAGTAATTTGTTACGTATACTAATTAAAAGACGATAAGAAGATGTCAAGAATAGGTAAAAGTCCAATTGCAATCCCTGCCGGAGTAACTGTTGAAGTTAAAGACGGTATTATTACAGTTAAAGGAAAAAACGGTCAACTAACACAGGAATATTCAGATGTTACTGTAACAGTTGAAGGCGATCAAGTTCAAGTTGAAAGATCGTCTGATCACAAAGATCAAAGAGCTAAGCACGGTTTGTACAGATCATTAATTAATAACATGATTATTGGTGTAACTGATGGTTTTACAAAATCTTTAGAATTGGTTGGAGTTGGTTATAGAGCTTCAAATCAAGGGCAAAGATTAGATTTAGCTTTAGGGTTTTCTCATAATATCGTTTTAGACGTTGCTCCAGAGGTAACTTTGGAAACAATTTCTGAAAAAGGTAAAAACCCAATTGTGAAATTAACATCATTTGATAAGCAACTTTTAGGTCAAGTAGCGGCAAAAATTAGAGGTTTCCGTAAGCCTGAGCCGTACAAAGGAAAAGGTGTTAAATTTGTAGGTGAAGTATTAAGAAGAAAAGCTGGTAAATCCGCTTAAAAAATAAGATTATGTCATTAACGAAACCTGAAAGAAGACAGAGAATTAGATTCAGAATTAGAAAGACTATTAGCGGTACTACTGCAAAGCCTAGACTATCTGTTTTTAGAAGTAACAACGAAATTTATGCTCAACTTATTGATGACGTAAACGGTGTTACTATATTAGCTGCTTCATCAAGAGAAAAAGAAATAGAAAAAGGTACGAACGTTGAAGTTGCTGCTGCTGTTGGAAAACTAGTTGCAGAGAAAGCGTTAAAAGCTGGGATTGAAACGGTAACTTTCGATAGAGGAGGTTATTTATATCACGGTCGTATTAAATCATTAGCTGAAGGCGCGAGAGCGGCTGGGCTTAAATTCTAATAAGTATGTCTAATAAGTACAAAAGTATAGAATTAGTAAAACCAGGAGGTCTTGATTTAAAAGATCGTTTGGTAAGTGTAAATCGTGTTACTAAAGTTACAAAGGGTGGTAGAGCATTTGGTTTTTCTGCTATTGTAGTTGTAGGTGATGAAAATGGTGTTGTAGGACATGGATTAGGAAAATCTAAAGATGTTTCTGAAGCAATCGCAAAAGCGGTAGAAGATGCTAAGAAAAATTTAGTAAAAATTCCTTTGAATGGTCAATCAGTACCTCACGAACAAAAAGGTAAATTTGGTGGTGCACGTGTATTTTTAATTCCAGCCTCTCATGGTACTGGAGTTATTGCTGGTGGAGCTGTTCGTTCAGTTCTTGAGTCAGTAGGAATTCACGATGTATTATCTAAATCTCAAGGATCATCGAATCCTCATAATGTAGTAAAAGCAACTTTTGATGCTTTGTTACAAATGAGAAGTGCTTATACTGTTGCAAAACAGAGAGGACTTTCATTAGAAAAAGTTTTTAAAGGTTAATTCAAGGAAATTATGGCTAAATTATTAGTAAAACAAGTTAGAAGTAAAATCAACTGTCCCCTTTCTCAAAAAAGAGGATTAGAAGCTTTAGGTCTACGTAAAATGGGTCAGGTTGTAGAACATGATTCAAACCCTGCAATCCTTGGGATGATAAACAAAGTTAAACACTTAGTTTCTGTCGAAGAAACTAAATAACAAATACTGTTATGAATTTAAGTAACTTACAACCAGCTGAAGGGTCAACGCACAATCAAAATAAAAGATTAGGTAGAGGAGAAGGTTCTGGAAAAGGTGGTACTTCTGCAAGAGGTCACAAAGGAGCAAAATCTCGTTCTGGATATTCAAAAAAGATTGGTTTTGAAGGAGGGCAAATGCCACTTCAAAGACGTGTGCCTAAGTTTGGTTTCACAAACATCAACCGTAAAGAATACGAAGGTGTTAATTTAGATACTCTTCAATTGTTAGTAGATAATGGTGTAATTACAGATGCTGTCGATATGACAACTTATGTAAGTAATCGTTTGGCTACTAAGAATGAAATCGTTAAGATTTTAGGAAGAGGAGAATTGAAAGCAAAATTAAAAGTAACTGCTCACAAATTTACTGCTACTGCAAAAGCTGCTATTGAAGCTGCTGGTGGAGAAGCTGTAACAATATAATTTTTCAAATAAGTATGAAGAAATTTATTGAATCAATTAGTAATGTTTGGAAAATTGAAGAACTAAAGAACAGAATCTTAATCACATTAGGTTTGCTTTTGGTTTATCGTTTTGGAGCTCAAGTAACACTTCCTGGAATCGATGCGACACAGTTGGCAAATCTAGCTGGTCAAACTAAGGAAGGGATTGGTTCAATTCTTGACATGTTTACTGGAGGTGCATTTTCTCAGGCTTCAGTTTTTGCCTTAGGAATTATGCCTTACATTTCGGCATCAATCGTAGTTCAGCTTATGGGAATAGCTATTCCTTATTTGCAAAAACTCCAGAGTGATGGTGAAAGCGGTAGAAAAAAGATTAATCAAATTACACGTTGGTTGACTATCGTTATTACGTTAGTTCAAGGACCAACGTATATTTATAATCTTTATAGAACTTTACCTGGTAGTGCATTTTTATTAGGATTTAATTCTTTTGAATTCTTATTTTCTTCAGTTGTTATTTTAGTTACAGGGACAATTTTTGCCATGTGGTTAGGAGAGAAGATAACTGATAAAGGAATTGGGAATGGAATTTCACTTTTAATTATGGTGGGTATTCTAGCAAGATTTCCTCAAGCATTTATTCAAGAATTTACAACAAGAGTAACTAACAATAATGGTGGACCAATGTTATTGGTAATCGAAATCATTATTTGGTTGTTAGTTATTATTGCTTGTGTTTTATTGACAATGGCAATACGAAAAATACCAGTTCAGTACGCTCGTCGTACTGCTTCAGGAGAATTTGAGCAAGATAGTCTTGGTGGTAATAGACAATGGATTCCTTTAAAGCTTAATGCTTCAGGAGTTATGCCTATTATCTTCGCTCAGGCTATTATGTTTGTTCCTGCTGCAGTTGCTGGTTTGTCTAAATCAGATGCATCACAAAGTATTGTTGGCGCTTTTAGTAATATGTTCGGTTTTTGGTATAATTTTGTTTTTGCAACTTTAATTGTTGTATTTACATATTTCTATACTGCGATTACCGTTCCTACTAATAAGATGTCGGACGATTTAAAACGAAGTGGTGGTTTTATTCCAGGTGTTAGACCGGGAGCTGAAACTTCAGATTTTTTAGATAAAGTAATGTCTTTAATTACTTTTCCAGGATCTTTATTTCTTGCGTTGATAGCTGTGTTCCCGGCTATTGTTGTAAGTGTTATGGATGTTCAACAATCTTGGGCGATGTTTTTTGGAGGTACCTCTTTGATAATTATGGTTGGTGTTGCGATTGATACAATACAGCAAATCAATTCATATTTGTTAAATAAACATTATGATGGATTAATGAAGACTGGTAAAAACAGGAAAGCAGTAGCTTAATTTTATGGCAAAACAATCAGCAATAGAACAAGACGGTTCAATCATTGAAGCATTATCAAATGCGATGTTCCGTGTAGAGTTAGAAAATGGACATGTGGTAATTGCTCATATATCTGGAAAGATGCGTATGCATTATATCAAATTATTACCTGGTGATAAAGTGAAACTAGAAATGAGTCCTTACGATTTGTCTAAAGCAAGAATTACTTATAGATATTAAAAGAATTCACAATGAAAGTAAGAGCATCAGTAAAAAAGAGAAGTGCCGAGTGCATTATCGTACGTAGAAAAGGAAGATTATACGTAATAAACAAAAAGAATCCTAGATTTAAACAAAGACAAGGATAATTATGGCAAGAATAGCAGGGGTAGATATCCCAAAAAACAAGAGAGGTGTTATAGCACTTACCTACATCTTTGGATTAGGAAAAAGTAGAGCTATTGAGATTTTAGAAAAAGCTCAAGTAAGCCAAGATAAGAAAGTTCAAGATTGGAATGACGAAGAGATCGGAGCAATTCGTGAAGCTGTTGGAGTTTACAAAATTGAAGGTGAATTACGTTCTGAAGTTTCTTTAAACATCAAACGTTTAATGGATATTGGATGTTACAGAGGTATTCGTCATAGAACTGGTCTTCCGTTAAGAGGACAAAGAACTAAGAATAACTCTAGAACTAGAAAAGGTAAAAGAAAAACTGTTGCAAACAAGAAAAAAGCAACTAAATAATAAGTAATATGGCTAAAGCAACTGCAAAAAAACGTAAAGTTATCGTTGAATCAACGGGTGAAGCTCATATTTCTGCTACCTTCAATAACATCATCATTTCTTTGACAAACAAAAAAGGTGAAGTTATTTCTTGGTCTTCAGCTGGTAAAATGGGTTTTAGAGGTTCTAAAAAGAATACTCCATACGCAGCCCAAATGGCAGCAGAAGATTGTAGTAAAGTAGCTCTTGAGGCTGGATTGAAAAAAGTGAAAGTTTATGTTAAAGGGCCAGGAAACGGACGTGAGTCTGCTATCCGTTCTTTGCATAACGGTGGAATTGAAGTTACAGAGATTATCGATGTTACTCCAATGCCTCACAATGGATGTCGTCCTCCTAAAAGACGTAGAGTTTAAATAATAATAATTAAGTATAACAAAGTAGAACTAACGATTATCGAAGGATATGACCTGAATTCATAATCTCTACTTTAAAAAAATTAACAGAAATGGCAAGATATACTGGTCCAAAAACTAGAATTGCTCGTAAATTTGGCGAGGCAATTTTCGGAGACGATAAAGCTTTCGAAAAAAGAAATTACCCTCCTGGGCAACACGGGATGGCTAAGAAAAGAGGTAAAAAATCTGAATATGCTATCCAGTTGATGGAAAAGCAAAAAGCTAAATATTCTTACGGGATTTTAGAAAAACAATTCAGAGGTTTATTTAAAAAAGCATCTGCTACTAAAGGTGTTACAGGTGAAGTTCTTTTACAATTGTGTGAGGCAAGATTGGATAACGTTGTTTTTAGAATGGGCGTAGCTCCTTCTAGAAGAGGTGCTAGACAATTAGTTTCTCACAGACACATCACTGTTAACGGTGAAGTTGTAAATATTCCATCTTATCACTTAAAGCCAGGTGATAAAGTTGCAGTTCGTGAAAAATCTAAGTCATTAGAGGCTATCGAACGTTCTTTGTCTAATTCAAGTCATGTTTATGAATGGATTACTTGGAATAATGACGTTAAAGAAGGTACTTTTGTTACTGTACCTGCTAGACTTCAAATTCCAGAAAACATTAAAGAACAATTAATCGTAGAGTTGTACAACAAATAATAATTGACTTAGTCGAAATTTATGGCAATATTTAATTTTCAGAAGCCCGATAAAGTTATCATGATCGATTCAACCGATTTTGAAGGTAAGTTTGAATTCAGACCTTTAGAACCTGGTTACGGATTGACTGTTGGTAATGCACTTAGAAGAGTTTTGCTTTCAGCATTAGAAGGTTATGCAATTACATCTGTCCGCATAGAGGGTGTAGATCATGAGTTTTCTACTATCTCAGGAGTTGTTGAAGATGTTACCGAAATCATTCTTAATCTAAAACAAGTACGTTTCAAACGTCAAATTGAAGATATAGATAATGAATCAGTTAGTATTTCTGTTACTGGTAAAGATCAGTTAACAGCTGGTGATTTTCAAAAATTTATCTCAGGTTTCCAAGTTTTGAATCCAGAACTAGTAATCTGTAACTTAGATAGTAAAATCAAACTAAACCTAGATTTAACAATCGAAAAAGGTAGAGGATATGTTCCTGCTGAGGAGAACAAAAAACAAAACGCTGCAATTGGTACCATTTTTACAGATTCAATCTTTACTCCAGTAAAGAATGTAAAATATGCAATTGAAAACTTCCGTGTTGAGCAAAAAACAGATTACGAGAA encodes the following:
- a CDS encoding DNA-directed RNA polymerase subunit alpha, producing MAIFNFQKPDKVIMIDSTDFEGKFEFRPLEPGYGLTVGNALRRVLLSALEGYAITSVRIEGVDHEFSTISGVVEDVTEIILNLKQVRFKRQIEDIDNESVSISVTGKDQLTAGDFQKFISGFQVLNPELVICNLDSKIKLNLDLTIEKGRGYVPAEENKKQNAAIGTIFTDSIFTPVKNVKYAIENFRVEQKTDYEKLVFEIKTDGSINPKDALTEAAKVLIHHFMLFSDERITLEADEIAQTESYDEESLHMRQLLKTKLVDMDLSVRALNCLKAAEVDTLGDLVSFNKNDLMKFRNFGKKSLTELDELVAVKNLTFGMDLAKYKLDKE
- the rpsK gene encoding 30S ribosomal protein S11, with amino-acid sequence MAKATAKKRKVIVESTGEAHISATFNNIIISLTNKKGEVISWSSAGKMGFRGSKKNTPYAAQMAAEDCSKVALEAGLKKVKVYVKGPGNGRESAIRSLHNGGIEVTEIIDVTPMPHNGCRPPKRRRV
- the ykgO gene encoding type B 50S ribosomal protein L36 — translated: MKVRASVKKRSAECIIVRRKGRLYVINKKNPRFKQRQG
- the secY gene encoding preprotein translocase subunit SecY, which translates into the protein MKKFIESISNVWKIEELKNRILITLGLLLVYRFGAQVTLPGIDATQLANLAGQTKEGIGSILDMFTGGAFSQASVFALGIMPYISASIVVQLMGIAIPYLQKLQSDGESGRKKINQITRWLTIVITLVQGPTYIYNLYRTLPGSAFLLGFNSFEFLFSSVVILVTGTIFAMWLGEKITDKGIGNGISLLIMVGILARFPQAFIQEFTTRVTNNNGGPMLLVIEIIIWLLVIIACVLLTMAIRKIPVQYARRTASGEFEQDSLGGNRQWIPLKLNASGVMPIIFAQAIMFVPAAVAGLSKSDASQSIVGAFSNMFGFWYNFVFATLIVVFTYFYTAITVPTNKMSDDLKRSGGFIPGVRPGAETSDFLDKVMSLITFPGSLFLALIAVFPAIVVSVMDVQQSWAMFFGGTSLIIMVGVAIDTIQQINSYLLNKHYDGLMKTGKNRKAVA
- the infA gene encoding translation initiation factor IF-1, whose translation is MAKQSAIEQDGSIIEALSNAMFRVELENGHVVIAHISGKMRMHYIKLLPGDKVKLEMSPYDLSKARITYRY
- the rpsD gene encoding 30S ribosomal protein S4 encodes the protein MARYTGPKTRIARKFGEAIFGDDKAFEKRNYPPGQHGMAKKRGKKSEYAIQLMEKQKAKYSYGILEKQFRGLFKKASATKGVTGEVLLQLCEARLDNVVFRMGVAPSRRGARQLVSHRHITVNGEVVNIPSYHLKPGDKVAVREKSKSLEAIERSLSNSSHVYEWITWNNDVKEGTFVTVPARLQIPENIKEQLIVELYNK
- the rpsM gene encoding 30S ribosomal protein S13 — translated: MARIAGVDIPKNKRGVIALTYIFGLGKSRAIEILEKAQVSQDKKVQDWNDEEIGAIREAVGVYKIEGELRSEVSLNIKRLMDIGCYRGIRHRTGLPLRGQRTKNNSRTRKGKRKTVANKKKATK